The Penaeus chinensis breed Huanghai No. 1 chromosome 16, ASM1920278v2, whole genome shotgun sequence sequence tctgtttctgtctctctctatctctgtttctgtctctctctatctctgtttctgtctctctctatctctgtttctgtctctctctatctctgtttctgtctctctctatctctgtttctgtctctctctatctctgtttctgtctctctctatctctgtttctgtctctctctatctctgtttctgtctctctctatctctgtttctgtctctctctatctctgtttctgtctctctctctctctctctgtctctctctctctctctctgtctctctctctctctctctgtctctctctctctctctgtctctctctctctctctctctctctctctctctctctctctctctctctctctctctctctctctctctctctctctctctctctctctctctctctctctctctctctctctctctgtctgtttgtctgtctctgtctgtctgtttctgtctctctgtctgtctgtttctgtctctctgtctgtctgtttctgtctctctatctctgtttctgtctctctatctctgtttctgtctctctatctctgtttctgtctctctatctctgtttctgtctctctctatctctgtttctgtctctctctgtctctctctctctctctctctcttgtttctgtctctctctctctctcttgtttctgtctctctctctctctcttgtttctgtctctctctctctctcttgtttctgtctctctctgtctctctctctctctctctctctctctctctctctctctctctctctctctctctctctctctctctctctctctctcactctctgtctgtttctgtctctgtctgtctgtttctgtctctctgtctgtctgtttctgtctctctatctctgtttctgtctctctctatctctgtttctgtctctctctctctctcttgtttctgtctctctctctctcttgtttctgtctctctctgtctctctctctctctctctctctctctctctctctctctctctctctctctctctctctctctctctctctctctctctctctctctctctctttccttctttctatcttttagtTCAGATGGATTATATATCATCTCTATGACAGGTGATATGTTTTCTTTGTTAGGTTTTTACATTGTCAGCACCCAAATTTGTTGTTAAACAATTGTCTTTACTGTTACAATGTGCTGCAGGAACAGGCAGACCCTCTTGGTTTGGGTGTGTGAATTAATTTTAACTTAGTGGTGTGTTACTGGCTTTCAAGAGTACCTGAACAATTATTTGTAATGTGTTTTTTCAGAAATTTcagttcttgtttcttttttcttctttttatttgtgttatccaTTGATTTAAATTAATATTATCCTCTTAAGCAGTATCTAGCTTTGTCTCCTTAAGTTTTGGATATAATCTTTGAAATCATTCCATTTGTCTATTAGTTAAATaactttattttaattatttatttctttttcctagatttattttcttttactttttttttttaatttatttgtctttaaATGGTTACTCCTGCAACATCGACAGGTCTAATGACAGTTACCGTTCTCGTGATGAGAGGCCAAAGACCGTTGCCAGTAAAGAAGACTTGGAAAAAATCCGTCTGTCACGTCATAAAATGGAACGTTTTGTCCACCTGCCCATATTCTCAAAGGCAATCATCGGTTGTTATGTCAGAATAGGTATTGGGAGTAACCAAGGTCGACCTGTTTATAGGGTAAGTGAAGTGAAATCTTTTCTTGTTGAATTGATATTAAGAGATATTGGTTGTGTGATATGAAGATATGGAAGCATACATTTTATCTGTAGGTGTTTACTGAAATATAAATTTAGGTTGCAGAAATCACGGAAGTCTGTGAAACAGCCAAGATATACCAGTTAGGCAACACAAGAACTAATAAAGGATTACGGTTAaagtaagtagtagtagaagtgcaTTTTTTCTTGCTAAAAAGTTGAATATGTTCAGTATCATATATTATGTAGCCAGGAATACTTAGTGTATGCTGAAtaattatcagtgtttggttGTACTTTGCATAAAAATAGaggttgttttcatttgttttgtataCAAATACTTAGTTCAGTTGAGGATACTCCGTTTGTAAATACTATAAATACATAGCATTGACCAGTTAAGAAAGCTACTATCCTTCCTTTCCAGGCATGGCTCTCAGGAAAGGGTGTTCAGACTGGAATTTGTGAGCAACAGTGTGTTCTCCGACTCTGAGTACAACAAGTGGGTAGAAGACTGTGCAGCACATGGAACTCCTTTACCTTTAATGGAGCATGTATCTCAGAAACAGAAGGATATTCAAGATCTTCTTTACTATCAGTTTAGTAGTGAAGATATTGATAAGGTAATGTGTAGTGCTTTTACTTATGTTAAATGGATTTTAAGAAATTTGTTGCATAAATGTAATTCTCTAATTTCTAACCCTCCCAAAATACAAAGTGTGAATTGgtctttgttttggttttcaGATGGTAGAGGAAAAGGCACGTTTCAACAATAATCCAACCAATTTCGCTGTTGCCAAAACTTTACTCATGAAAGAAAAGGACATGGCACAACAAAAGGGGGATGAAGATGTAAGTGTACAAGATGAATGTAAAATCTGATTGAGGTTGGAAATATTGGACTAAGGTATTTAAACTTTCAAATTTTAACATGGATGTCCCACTCTGAAAATATTTATGTAGAAAATAGGgtacatattatttttcttcaacttttcAGACTGTAGAAAAACTTAATGGGCAAATAGCTGATCTCGATGAAAAGGCAAGCTCACTGGACAAACGAAGAACCCAGACTATTGCATCCATTTCTTATATTAATGAAAGAAATCGTAAGAATAATGTTGAAAAGGCAGAAAGGGCTATTATGGTGAGTGTTGACTTTGATTTGTATCTTATGGTTTATGTTCTACTGTTATGTAGTGCATTTCAAACCACTTCATCCTGGTTTATTAAGAAAAAACTTGTTTGTTATAGGCTGAAATCGCAgcgaagaaaggaatgaaagtgGAGGACCCTTTCACTCGACGCTCAACCCGCCCAACCATGGTGACCAAGACCAAGGAACCCGAAGTCATTTCTTCAGAGATGTTGATACGTCTAGAacaggaaaggaaagtaaaacaagaagaagacaagaagaaaaaggtaatatATCTATCCTCATTTTGTCTTAGCTGTTGTCAGCTtatcagaaggaaagaaaatatgctgtttttttttttttctctctctctctctctctctctctctctctctctctctctctctctctctctctctctctctctctctctctctctctctctctctctctctctctctttttctttatttgtgtgtttgtgtgtataacctTCTCTAAGAtctcttattttcattcaataggaggaagaagttgctaaaagaaaacaagaagatgaaaggaagaaagatgatgaaCGGAAGAGAGTGCAAGCAGAAGACCTGTTTGCAGCCCATGATTTTGATGTTAAAATTGACTTGGACGTGTCAATGCCAGGTTAGTTTTTCAGACTTATCCACCAACTTTTATAAAAAGTTGGTGGATAATGTGTGTAAGATGTTTATActgatttttgtatatatttttgtagcgtcttttatgaacatgtatgtttaattgtatataaattcatatttgattcctcctctccctccctttctttctgtttttccttctctctttgtttttcaaaTCTCACAGCCACAGCTCCCTTAGCACCAAAAGCAACAATAGGAAATGCGACCAATGGAAGCTCCCTAGGAACTGCACCAAAGAGATCATTAAATCTTGAGGAGTACAAGAAAAAGAAGGGCTTGATATGAAGGGCCAATGCATAGGAAAGTAGTTACAAGCACACTTTCATTGAACAAGCCGAAGTGAACAGAAATATAGCCATTTCCATCCGCAGAACTTGATGACCTTCTTGCAGTCCTTGTTTTGCCTGACTGCTTGGATGATTGCCAAAAGTTACGTTCGTGTAAAGATTTGTCACAATTGTGTAGGGGGATAATTTGATAAGGTTTGTTGCTGCTGGTTGGCATGACTTATTTATGACGTCAGCATTGTAATGGATATGTTGCAATGCAACTGAACTTACCGAACCTTGTAATGATTTTACTGTCATCTAAAAGGTATTTTGGAAACTGTACTAAGTTGGGCAGTTCATTATTTTTGTAGGATTAAAGCATTGACATGGAAGAGTCAAATTGCTCTTGCAACAAAGGTTGCTATCATTGCATATAATCATGGCATTAATAACATAAACATATTAACTGTTGGAAGCAGTTATTGCTCATGCTGATCTTTTTATATGTGCAAACAAAACCTATGTAATAATGAAAAGctaattcatttaatttttttttcttctttatccattATAAATCAGTTTTTTAAACAATACTGCATGTCATAAGACACAATAAgtgaaatgtaaaatattttggaAACAAGCTAGTGGTTGACACTAAGGGCATTTTTGATATATCCATTTCGTTTATTGGGATTTTTAGGTGTTATCTGTATGCATGTTATCCTGCTTTTTATTGATTAGAAAATCATTGGTGCAACCCTCAATAGTCTCATTGATACCAGAAAAATTAAGTTTAGTTCATTGAACAGCATAAGACCAGTAGACAGTCACtttagagataagaaagaaaatgaaaagaagagaagaagtcaGTTAATTTATTCAAGTCATTATCCACTTTGATAATCCTTCATAAAGTGCAGTTAAAGATTTGCTATGCAAGTCTTCGCTTTGACAGCAAATCTTGTCAGTATGAGTCTTGTTATTTATTGAATCATTTCAGATCAGCTCATAAACATAACACTAGGAACACATCATTATCTCAGCAAATAtcatacattttcatttattactaaGTTTGATAAATATGGGTCTCATTTGGATCCTGGAATGTTAACTGATGTATAAAATATTTTACGCAGTTTAGTGGAAAAGAAGCAGAGTAAAACTCAAAAgatgtattttattgttttaatatccttttcattttaattatagtaagaaaaagaaagaaggcaagGATTTGAGGGaaacaaattataaaagtaaatcaGAAAACATTGCCAGCAAGGTGGGATGAAATATAATTTGGCCTCCTTTCCTACTCCAACTAGTGCCTTTAGGTAATTTAGGATTCCTTTCATTTGTTGGTAAATACTTTTTCCTAGCATTCCTTGATAAACATGTACTACCTCGGCCAAACTGATATAGTAAACACTAAATACAATGG is a genomic window containing:
- the LOC125033303 gene encoding RNA polymerase-associated protein Rtf1-like, whose protein sequence is MNPSPPRNEKPPSRNSPPKKPGPEKNQAEAGSCCGSAGERGASSLRLSHHSSFPDFPARPVALPGSKMNKRKAKALIDSDSDDEGGSGTDIDSVRKELGAEEERLKKEKQEEEKRRKKEEKERSAESDSDAEDSKAKHKLKASEVYSDSDDSGSDSDKSTKSEKSTRRRSSSSSSSSSSGSDSDSGSLSGEESAKPSSFEAATKPPAKVTAKPTAKPPAKKPEPKVSGRLEQKILPSSSSSSSSSSCSSPSSSSSSFSDSSDSDVSPKKNKVGRSNDSYRSRDERPKTVASKEDLEKIRLSRHKMERFVHLPIFSKAIIGCYVRIGIGSNQGRPVYRVAEITEVCETAKIYQLGNTRTNKGLRLKHGSQERVFRLEFVSNSVFSDSEYNKWVEDCAAHGTPLPLMEHVSQKQKDIQDLLYYQFSSEDIDKMVEEKARFNNNPTNFAVAKTLLMKEKDMAQQKGDEDTVEKLNGQIADLDEKASSLDKRRTQTIASISYINERNRKNNVEKAERAIMAEIAAKKGMKVEDPFTRRSTRPTMVTKTKEPEVISSEMLIRLEQERKVKQEEDKKKKEEEVAKRKQEDERKKDDERKRVQAEDLFAAHDFDVKIDLDVSMPATAPLAPKATIGNATNGSSLGTAPKRSLNLEEYKKKKGLI